Proteins encoded in a region of the Zea mays cultivar B73 chromosome 2, Zm-B73-REFERENCE-NAM-5.0, whole genome shotgun sequence genome:
- the LOC100383620 gene encoding sugar transport protein MST1 isoform X1, which produces MTGGGFAAAEGGHARDDYGGGVTVSVVVTCLMAASCGLIFGYDIGVSGGVTQMESFLAKFFPEVSSGTKDAKHDAYCKYDDQRLTAFTSSLYIAAMLSSLVASRVTRTVGRQAVMLMGGVLFLLGSAINAGAVNVAMLILGRMLLGFGVGFTTQAAPLYLAETSPARWRGAFTAAYSIFQVLGALAATVTNYLTNRVPGWGWRVSLGLAAVPAAIVVLGALLVPDTPSSLVLRGDADGARASLQRLRGPGAETDAELKDIVRAVERARRDDEGAYGRLCAKGYGHYLVMVVAIPSFFDLTGVIVMAVFSPVLFRTVGFSSQKAIFGSVILSLVNLASSLLSSFVLDRAGRRFLFIVGGAAMMICQLAMSCILAGHLGKQNAVTMPRDYAVAVLVLMCLYTFSFGVSWGPLKWVVPSEIYPVEIRSAAQALTVSIALCLSFAQTQVFVSLLCAMKHAIFLFYAGWVLVMTAFIAAFLPETKGVPLEAMRAVWAGHWYWRRFVRDAKQEVQVNCM; this is translated from the exons GTGGCGTGACACAAATGGAGTCGTTCCTGGCGAAGTTCTTCCCGGAAGTGTCGAGCGGGACAAAGGACGCGAAGCACGACGCATACTGCAAATACGACGACCAGCGGCTCACGGCGTTCACCTCGTCGCTGTACATCGCCGCGATGCTGTCGTCGCTGGTGGCGAGCCGCGTGACGAGGACGGTGGGCCGGCAGGCCGTGATGCTGATGGGCGGCGTCCTGTTCCTCCTAGGCTCCGCGATCAACGCCGGCGCCGTCAACGTCGCCATGCTCATCCTCGGACGGATGCTGCTCGGCTTCGGGGTCGGGTTCACCACGCAGGCCGCCCCTCTGTACCTCGCGGAGACATCGCCGGCGCGGTGGCGCGGGGCGTTCACCGCGGCGTACAGCATCTTCCAGGTGCTGGGCGCGCTGGCCGCCACCGTCACTAACTACCTGACCAACCGCGTCCCGGGGTGGGGCTGGCGCGTGTCGCTCGGCCTCGCCGCCGTCCCGGCCGCCATCGTCGTCCTCGGCGCCCTGCTCGTCCCGGACACCCCCAGCAGCCTCGTGTTGCGCGGCGACGCCGACGGGGCCCGGGCCTCGCTGCAGCGCCTCCGTGGCCCGGGCGCGGAGACCGACGCGGAGCTCAAGGACATCGTCCGCGCCGTGGAGCGCGCGCGGCGGGACGACGAGGGCGCGTACGGGAGGCTGTGCGCCAAGGGGTACGGCCACTACCTGGTGATGGTGGTGGCCATCCCTTCCTTCTTCGACCTCACCGGCGTCATCGTCATGGCCGTCTTCTCGCCGGTGCTGTTCCGGACGGTCGGGTTCAGCAGCCAGAAGGCGATATTTGGGTCCGTGATCCTTAGCCTCGTCAACCTTGCCTCGTCATTGCTCTCCTCCTTCGTCTTGGACCGCGCCGGCCGCAGGTTCTTGTTCATCGTCGGTGGCGCGGCAATGATGATTTGTCAG TTGGCCATGTCGTGCATCCtggcgggccacctcggcaagcaGAACGCGGTGACGATGCCGCGGGACTACGCGGTGGCCGTGCTGGTGCTCATGTGCCTGTACACCTTCAGCTTCGGCGTGTCGTGGGGGCCGCTCAAGTGGGTGGTGCCGAGCGAGATCTACCCCGTGGAGATCAGGTCGGCGGCGCAGGCGCTGACGGTGTCCATCGCGCTCTGCCTCTCATTCGCGCAGACGCAGGTGTTCGTCTCCCTGCTCTGCGCCATGAAGCACGCCATCTTCCTGTTCTACGCCGGATGGGTCCTCGTCATGACTGCCTTCATCGCCGCGTTCCTGCCGGAGACCAAAGGCGTGCCGCTGGAGGCCATGCGCGCCGTCTGGGCGGGGCACTGGTACTGGAGGAGGTTCGTCAGGGACGCCAAGCAGGAGGTTCAGGTGAACTGCATGTAG
- the LOC100285394 gene encoding sugar transport protein 5 isoform X1, which translates to MELKVVKRASATSAVFCPGGVSEMEDFLNKFFPGLLKRTARANKDVYCIYNNQALTAFTSSLYAFGMVGTLLASRVTRRLGRQAVMLIGGGLFLAGALVNAAAANIAMLIVGRMLLGLGLGFSGQATPVYLAEVSPPRWRGGFISAFPLFISVGYLVANLINYGTSRIPGWGWRLSLGLASVPAAVMVVGAAFIPDTPSSLVLRGKHDDARAALQRVRGKGVDIGPEFADILAAAENDRRNEEGAFRRILRREYRPYLVMAVAFPVFLNLTGVAVTAFFSPILFRTVGFESDAALMGAVILGLMNIGGILASGFAMDRYGRKLLFMIGGALMFTCQVAMASIIGSHLGNGSKMPKGYAVTVLVVALIFSASFSWSWGALYWTIPGEIYPVEVRSAGQGAAVALNLGLNFLQAQFFLAMLCCFKYGTFLFYASWLVVMTAFAVAFVPETKGVPLESMAHVFARHWYWGRFVKDHQKLGEEST; encoded by the exons ATGGAACTGAAAGTGGTAAAGCGTGCAAGCGCCACTTCTGCTGTATTCTGTCCGG GAGGTGTGTCGGAGATGGAGGATTTCCTGAACAAGTTCTTCCCCGGGTTGCTCAAGAGGACGGCGCGCGCCAACAAGGACGTGTACTGCATTTACAACAACCAGGCGCTGACGGCCTTCACGTCGTCGCTGTACGCGTTCGGCATGGTGGGGACGCTGCTGGCGAGCCGCGTGACCCGGCGGCTGGGGCGGCAGGCCGTCATGCTGATCGGCGGCGGCCTGTTCTTGGCCGGCGCCCTCGTCAACGCCGCCGCGGCCAACATCGCCATGCTCATCGTCGGGAGGATGCTGCTCGGCCTGGGGCTCGGCTTCTCCGGCCAGGCCACGCCGGTGTACCTCGCCGAGGTGTCGCCCCCGCGCTGGCGCGGCGGCTTCATCTCGGCCTTCCCCCTCTTCATCAGCGTCGGGTACCTGGTGGCCAACCTCATCAACTACGGCACCTCGCGGATCCCGGGCTGGGGCTGGCGCCTCTCGCTCGGCCTCGCCTCCGTCCCGGCCGCCGTCATGGTGGTCGGCGCCGCGTTCATCCCGGACACCCCCAGCAGCCTCGTCCTGCGCGGGAAGCACGACGACGCCCGCGCCGCGCTCCAGCGGGTGCGCGGCAAGGGCGTGGACATCGGCCCCGAGTTCGCGGACATCCTCGCCGCGGCGGAGAACGACCGCCGGAACGAGGAGGGCGCGTTCCGCCGGATCCTGCGCCGGGAGTACCGGCCCTACCTGGTGATGGCCGTGGCGTTCCCGGTGTTCCTCAACCTCACAGGGGTGGCCGTCACCGCCTTCTTCTCGCCGATACTGTTCCGGACCGTCGGCTTCGAGAGCGACGCCGCGCTCATGGGCGCCGTCATCCTGGGCCTCATGAACATCGGCGGCATCCTCGCGTCGGGCTTCGCCATGGACCGCTACGGCCGGAAGCTGCTCTTCATGATCGGTGGCGCGCTCATGTTCACGTGCCAG GTGGCGATGGCGAGCATAATCGGATCACACCTCGGCAACGGGAGCAAGATGCCCAAGGGGTACGCGGTGACGGTGCTGGTGGTGGCGCTGATCTTCTCGGCGAGCTTCAGCTGGTCGTGGGGCGCGCTGTACTGGACCATCCCCGGCGAGATATACCCCGTGGAGGTGCGGtcggcggggcagggcgcggccgTGGCGCTCAACCTGGGGCTCAACTTCTTGCAGGCGCAGTTCTTCCTGGCCATGCTGTGCTGCTTCAAGTACGGCACCTTCCTCTTCTACGCGTCGTGGCTGGTTGTCATGACCGCCTTCGCCGTGGCGTTCGTGCCGGAGACCAAGGGCGTGCCGCTCGAGTCCATGGCTCACGTCTTCGCGCGCCACTGGTACTGGGGCAGGTTCGTCAAGGACCACCAGAAGTTGGGCGAAGAGTCCACCTAG
- the LOC100285394 gene encoding sugar transport protein 5: MPGGAFLLNGSGGGMADYGGGLTVPVVVTCLMAASGGLIFGYDIGISGGVSEMEDFLNKFFPGLLKRTARANKDVYCIYNNQALTAFTSSLYAFGMVGTLLASRVTRRLGRQAVMLIGGGLFLAGALVNAAAANIAMLIVGRMLLGLGLGFSGQATPVYLAEVSPPRWRGGFISAFPLFISVGYLVANLINYGTSRIPGWGWRLSLGLASVPAAVMVVGAAFIPDTPSSLVLRGKHDDARAALQRVRGKGVDIGPEFADILAAAENDRRNEEGAFRRILRREYRPYLVMAVAFPVFLNLTGVAVTAFFSPILFRTVGFESDAALMGAVILGLMNIGGILASGFAMDRYGRKLLFMIGGALMFTCQVAMASIIGSHLGNGSKMPKGYAVTVLVVALIFSASFSWSWGALYWTIPGEIYPVEVRSAGQGAAVALNLGLNFLQAQFFLAMLCCFKYGTFLFYASWLVVMTAFAVAFVPETKGVPLESMAHVFARHWYWGRFVKDHQKLGEEST; this comes from the exons ATGCCCGGTGGCGCCTTCCTCCTcaacggcagcggcggcggcatggCGGACTACGGCGGCGGCCTCACCGTCCCCGTCGTCGTGACCTGCCTCATGGCGGCCTCCGGCGGCCTCATCTTCGGCTACGACATTGGCATCTCAG GAGGTGTGTCGGAGATGGAGGATTTCCTGAACAAGTTCTTCCCCGGGTTGCTCAAGAGGACGGCGCGCGCCAACAAGGACGTGTACTGCATTTACAACAACCAGGCGCTGACGGCCTTCACGTCGTCGCTGTACGCGTTCGGCATGGTGGGGACGCTGCTGGCGAGCCGCGTGACCCGGCGGCTGGGGCGGCAGGCCGTCATGCTGATCGGCGGCGGCCTGTTCTTGGCCGGCGCCCTCGTCAACGCCGCCGCGGCCAACATCGCCATGCTCATCGTCGGGAGGATGCTGCTCGGCCTGGGGCTCGGCTTCTCCGGCCAGGCCACGCCGGTGTACCTCGCCGAGGTGTCGCCCCCGCGCTGGCGCGGCGGCTTCATCTCGGCCTTCCCCCTCTTCATCAGCGTCGGGTACCTGGTGGCCAACCTCATCAACTACGGCACCTCGCGGATCCCGGGCTGGGGCTGGCGCCTCTCGCTCGGCCTCGCCTCCGTCCCGGCCGCCGTCATGGTGGTCGGCGCCGCGTTCATCCCGGACACCCCCAGCAGCCTCGTCCTGCGCGGGAAGCACGACGACGCCCGCGCCGCGCTCCAGCGGGTGCGCGGCAAGGGCGTGGACATCGGCCCCGAGTTCGCGGACATCCTCGCCGCGGCGGAGAACGACCGCCGGAACGAGGAGGGCGCGTTCCGCCGGATCCTGCGCCGGGAGTACCGGCCCTACCTGGTGATGGCCGTGGCGTTCCCGGTGTTCCTCAACCTCACAGGGGTGGCCGTCACCGCCTTCTTCTCGCCGATACTGTTCCGGACCGTCGGCTTCGAGAGCGACGCCGCGCTCATGGGCGCCGTCATCCTGGGCCTCATGAACATCGGCGGCATCCTCGCGTCGGGCTTCGCCATGGACCGCTACGGCCGGAAGCTGCTCTTCATGATCGGTGGCGCGCTCATGTTCACGTGCCAG GTGGCGATGGCGAGCATAATCGGATCACACCTCGGCAACGGGAGCAAGATGCCCAAGGGGTACGCGGTGACGGTGCTGGTGGTGGCGCTGATCTTCTCGGCGAGCTTCAGCTGGTCGTGGGGCGCGCTGTACTGGACCATCCCCGGCGAGATATACCCCGTGGAGGTGCGGtcggcggggcagggcgcggccgTGGCGCTCAACCTGGGGCTCAACTTCTTGCAGGCGCAGTTCTTCCTGGCCATGCTGTGCTGCTTCAAGTACGGCACCTTCCTCTTCTACGCGTCGTGGCTGGTTGTCATGACCGCCTTCGCCGTGGCGTTCGTGCCGGAGACCAAGGGCGTGCCGCTCGAGTCCATGGCTCACGTCTTCGCGCGCCACTGGTACTGGGGCAGGTTCGTCAAGGACCACCAGAAGTTGGGCGAAGAGTCCACCTAG